Genomic window (uncultured Desulfovibrio sp.):
CCACAAGCGCCACGACTGGCAACGGCAGAAAGGGGCACTTCCCCCTTTACAGCCGGCACGGGCTGGGGCAGGGTAGGCGCGTTCCCTTTCACCTGCCCGAGGATGTGCCCATGCCCGTCACCCGTTCCCTTTCCGTCAGTCCCGCGCTGCCCATCGGTCTTTTTGATTCCGGCATCGGCGGCCTTACCGTCCTGCGTGCCATCAGCCACCGCCTGCCCCAGGAAAAGCTGCTCTATCTGGGCGATACGGCCCGCCTGCCCTATGGTACCAAAAGCCGGGACACCATCATCCGCTACACCCTCAAGGCAGCCCAGAAACTGGTGGACGAGGGCATCAAGATGCTGGTCATTGCCTGCAATACGGCCACCAGCGCCGCCTTGCCCACCCTGCGCGAGCATTTCTTTCCGCTGCCGGTGCTGGGCGTGGTGGAGCCAGGCGCCCAGGCAGCCGTAGCGGCCACGCGCAACCGCTGCATTGCCGTCATCGCCACCGAGGCCACCATTACCGACGGCGCCTACCAGCAGGCCATCACCCGCCTGTGTCCGCAGGCCACGGTGCTGGGGCGGGCCTGTTCCCTCTTTGTGCCCATGGCCGAAGAAGGCTGGATTGACGGCCCCCTGGCCGAAGGCGCGGCCCACCGCTACCTTGACGATATCTTTACACCGGCCGTCACGGCCCCGCGACCCGATACCCTGGTGCTGGGCTGCACCCATTTTCCGCTGTTCAAGAAGGTCTTGCAGCGGGTCATCGGCCCGCAGGTCCACATTGTGGACTCGGCGGAGACCACGGCCCTTGCCGTGGACGGGGAATTGCAGCGCCTGAACCTGCTGCGCCCGGCAGATGCGGCGGAAGAGCCGGCTCCCCGCTTCATGACCACGGACAACCAGCAGCGCTTTGTGCGCACGGCCAGCCTTTTTCTGGGGCGCACCCTGCATCATGGCGAAGTTGAGCTGGTCAATCTGTAAAAAATGAGCAAAAAAACGCGCCAAAAAGCCTTTTTGACCGCAAGAATACCGACTTTTTGTTGACAGGGGGTGCCGCCTTCCTTACAACAACTCAATCCAACTCGGGGCGCCTCGCCCCTCATCATAACTGGAGAACGATCATGACCAAAGCCGAGCTTGTTGAAAAGATTTATGCCAAGGCCGGTCTGCCCACCAAGGCCAAGGCGGAAGAAGCCCTTGATGCCGTCGTGGCTTCCCTGCGCGAAGCCCTGGCCGCCGGAGAGTCCGTGACCTTTACCGGCTTCGGCAGCTTCAAGGTCGTGGAACGCGCCGCGCGCAAGGGGCGCAACCCCCGTACCAACGAGGAAATCACCATCCCCTCCAGCAAGGTCGTCAAATTCACTCCCGGCAAGGGCCTGAAAGACGCCATCAAGTAAGCTTTAGCGTCATCCACAATACAAAATGGCGTCAGCCCTTCGGGGAGGACGCCGTTTGCATTGCGGAGGGGTGGCAGAGCGGCTGATTGCGGCGGTCTTGAAAACCGCTGAAGGTTTACGCCTTCCGGGGGTTCAAATCCCTCCCCCTCCGCCAAACTAGAGTTCACCAAAGTTCGTAGAAGTCCGCAAAGCCTTGAGCTGCGCGGACTTTCTTCGTTTTTGAGGTTCGTTGAAGTCCGCCAAGGTTCATAGACAGCCGCGAAAAAGGGGGGTACGTTTGTGGGGTATCTGAAAAAACATACCCCCTGAAAGTCAGGAGTACCCCCAATGGCCAAGAAGCTGACGGATACCGCTGTGAAAACGGCGAAGCCCAAGGAAAAGCCCTACAAGGTGGCGGATGGTGACGGGCTGTATGTGCTGGTCAACCCAGGCGGCGGCAAGCTCTGGCGGCTCAAATACCGCTTTGAGGGGAAAGAAAAACTCCTGGCCATCGGCACCTATCCTGCCGTTTCTCTCAAGGAGGCGCGGGCCCGGGCGGTCACGGCAAAGGAAATGATCGCACGCGGCATAGACCCCTGCGCCGCACGCAAGGCAGCCAAGGCGGAAGCCCTCGCCAAGAGTCTGACCTTTGAAGTGGTGGCGCGGGAATGGCACAAGAAGAAGCTGGCGGGCTGGACGCCCAACCATGCCCGGCAGATCATCCGGCGACTGGAGACCCTGGCCTTTCCTGACCTTGGCAGCAGGCCCATTGCCGAGCTTGGCGCGCCGGACTTCCTGGCTGTGCTGGGCAAGGTGGAGCGGCAAGGCCACCTGGAGACAGCCCGCCGCCTTGCCCAGATATGCGGACAGGTGACGCGCTACGCACGCCTTGCCGGGATGATCGTCGCAGATCCGGCAAGCCATCTGACCGAAGCCCTGACCACAAAGCCGGTGCGCCACCATGCCGCCATCACCGAACCGCAGGAGATCGGCGCCCTGCTCCGGGCCATAGATGACTATCCGGGGGACGTGTCCGTTTCCTTCGCCCTGAAGATCATGCCGTATGTCTTTGTCCGCTCCAGCGAGCTGCGGCGGGCCTCCTGGACGGAAATCGACCTGGACAGGGCGGAATGGCTGATACCTGCCGAACGCATGAAGATGCGGCGGCCCCACCTTGTCCCGCTTGCCCGGCAAGTGGTGGGGATGTTCCGAGCCCTGCACGCCATCACCGGCAACAGGGAGCTTGTCTTCCCCGGTACGGCTTCTGCCACGCGCTGCATATCAGATGTTGGTCTGCTCAACGCCCTGCGCCGGCTGGGCTATGGCCGGGATGAAATGACCGTCCACGGCTTCCGCAGCATGGCTTCTACCCGGTTGAACGAAATGGGCTACCGCCCTGACGTGATCGAGGCACAGCTTGCCCATGCCGAAAAGAACAGCGTAAGGGATGCCTACAACCGTGCCCAGTATGTGGAAGAGCGCCGCCGCATGATGCAGGAGTGGGCCGACTACCTGGACAGCCTGCGGGACGGTGAAGGGGGTAACGAATAATGAGCCCCTGCCCTTGCCGGTGAATTGCCTACCTTGGCCGTTTTGGAGGTGTAAAAGGTGTAAAGGTGTAAGCGCCCTACAGCCACAAGGGTTTGCGGCTTACACCTTTCGGATTACACCTTTTTTGAAGGTGTAAAGGTGTAAGCGCAGGGCTTGTAATAGTGCAACTATTGCTCTATTATGGCGGCATGCCCACATTGAAACGCTTCCCATCCTTCAAGATCGAGATCCGTTACCGCGACCACCTGCCGCCCCATGTGCATGTTTTGTCCAGAGATCGGCGGGAAGTCCTGGTAGAGCTGGAGAGGCTGGCCGTTACCGGTAATATCCCCCGGCATGACCTTGCCGAGGTCCTGACATGGATCGCGGACAACAGGGGGGAGCTGATGACGATATGGAGGAACTACCACCCATGAGCAGATTTTTCTTTCCCGAATTGCAGGGGGTGGAGGCGCTGGCCCCCTATCGCCTGCGGACGCGCTGGAGCACCGGCGAAGTGCTGGACGTGGACGTGTCCGGGATACTCCACAGCCTGCCGGAGCTTGCCCCCCTGCTGGAGCCGGAGACCTTCGCCCTGGTGCATGTGGGGGAATGGGGCGGCACGGTGGAATGGTTTGATAGCGAGCTGGGCGCGGATAACGTCTATGCTTGGGCAAAGGAGCAGGCCGGGCAGCCAAGCCATGAGATGCTGGCGGCATGGATGAGGCGCAACGGCCTTTCCCTGACTACCGCCGCCGCTGCCCTGGGCATGAGCCGCCGCATGGTCTCCTATTACCGCACGGCCCGGAAGCCCATCCCCCGGCATGTGTGGCTGGCCTGTCTTGGATGGGAGGCGGCGGGATGCAAGGACGGCCTGCCCTTCTCCTTGCCGGGAAAGGTGGCCTGAGCTGGCGGCCTTCTGGGGATTACCCAAGGATTTCAGGGGCGTTGAAATAACAGGGGGGGGTGCCCCGGCAAGCAATGTTGTACCATGGCAACCGGTGGAGTGGGTACCATCCATGTACACCCATGGAGTCAGTTCAGGTCTGAGAGCTACGGCAGGCCGCTGCGGTGATGGGCCGTAGCTGGATTTGTTGGACTTTTCCCCGGCTAGGCATGGCGTCATGAACCATGCCGAAAAGGCGGAACCCTTGCCGCCCTGCCGGGGAGCTATCAAGGGAGACCCTGCAAGGGGGGATATATGATCGCGGAAAGAGTGCTGAAACAGCTGGAAAGACTGCGAGAAGGCACGCCCGCCTTTTTTGATTTTGGCCTAAGTGAAGCACTAAACAGATTTGAAAATGAAAGATATGATAAATCTATCAAATATATATTCATTCCATGCGACTTTGAATCGTGGATAAAAAAGAAGTTATGGACAGTACATGAGGCATCTGTAATTTTTTTAGGACTAGAACCTTCAGTTTTTCTTGGGTATGAACAGAGATATTTTTATCTAAAAGATAATCATAAAGACCGAGGTGCTGATTTTAAAATATATTGTGAAATAGCTTATTTTACACTGGAAAGAACAGAAATATTAAAAGAAATTGAACGTTGCGTCATGGAAAGAGCAATAAGTGTAACAAATACTACAGAACGAGCATATATTAATGCGTCTGCTATTTGCCATCTTTTCATGGTGCGAGGTATGCCTATTCCTAATGAGTTGTTAAATTTTGCAAAAGGAAATATGGACCCTGTAACGATATGGGAAAAATTCTTAGAAAAAGAACAAGATAAAAAGACTGTAAAAACTCTTTCCACATACCTATATAGGAAGCAAGGTAGATCGTGGAAGGAAATCGCCTCAATTTTCAATGTCCAGGAACGCACTGCTATGCGCTGGATTGAAAATGAGGCAGGTGAGCAGCTCCGGCAAAAAAACGGCCTTCCTGAACTCCCCTACAAGATAGGATAGAAAGGGCAGATGTCATAGCATGTCGCATTTTGTCATCTTCATGACAACCACAAAAGTTCGTTAACCTCCTTGCAAATACATTAAGCTGCAAGGAGGTTTTTTTCATGTCCGCTACTGTTCAAAGCTCCCCCGCCCCTGTCCTGCCGGAAACCGGATTTCTGCGCCTGGCCGATGTGCTGCTGTTCGTACCTGTCTGCCGGACTGCCTGGTACAACGGTGTGAAGTCCGGGCTGTTTCCCCAGCCCGTGGCCCTGGGCAAGCGTGCCCGCGGCTACCGCGTGGAAGATGTGCGCGCCCTGATCGACCGTCTCAATGCCGGTGAGGGGGCTGTCAATGCGTAATAAAAAAGCCCCCAGCTTGGCGGCGGTGGGGGCAGGTAAAAAAGGCGGCAAGGTGAGGGATCTTGCTTGTCCCCATTCTGCCACACCTGCCCGCCCCGCACAAGCCGAATGCTGCGACCGCTGCCAGTTTTTCCGCGTTGTGGCCCTGGCTTCCGGCCATGACCGCAAGCTGTGCATGATGACCGGTTCAAAGCTCACCACCGCCGCCGGCTGGTGTGACCTGTTCGCGCCCGGCAAGTGGGAAGAGACCTGGGCCGATCCTGCACCGGCCCCCCGTCAAAGCTGGCTCTACCGTGTCTGTAGGCATGGCATCGTGCCGTCCTTCCGGGCCGCCATCATCGGCCTTGTGGGATGCCGTTCCCATTACCTGCCGGACGGTCGCGGCTGGCCTGTCCTCTGCCCCGGCTTCAAGGTGAAGGAGGGCTGCCATGCCGCGTAGCAATACCGCTGGATCTTTGCGGCCCTTGACGCGCGCCCTGGCTTTGGGCATGGTTGAGTTCCCAAATCAAACGAGGCGTAGCAAGCGCCTTTCCTGCATCCCCAATGCCGGAAGAAGTCTTGCCGCACAGACTGCTTTTGCTGTCAACGCTCCTGCCGGACGTATGCCCGGCGGGCTGCTTGCGCATATTGGCAGGGTTGTAACGTCCAGTATCCGTGAGGACTGGCGGCTTCGTTTGAGCCGGGGAGCGTTATACCCTGCCTTTTTTATTTCTCCCGAATCAAACGAGGCCCTCATGATTCCTTTCATCCCCGCCGCCCTGTGGCACACCGTCGCGGCCCATCCCTGCAACGTCATTCCTGCCGGGGAGGTGCGCCATGCGTAACGACCTGCCCACCATTGCCCCCGATCAGATGAAGACCCTCAAGGCTGCGGTGCTGGCCGCTGCTCTCTCCCCTGCCGATGCTGACCTTGACCATGCCGGGAAGTCCCGCCGCTGCAACGCCCTGTATGGGCAGCTCTTCCGCCGCTACGGCATCGACCGCCCCCAGGACATGCCCGCCATGGCCCTGGGGGACGCGCTGCGGTGGCTTGAAGAGCAATCCCGCCCCAACTCCCATGCCGGGCTTGAAGAACGCGCACGCGCCGCGCTGGAGCGTCTGAGGGCCGCAAGGGCCGACCTGTATCAATACCAACAGGCGGTGAAAGAGATGCGGGCCGTGGCCGGTGAGCTGCTGCCCCTGGCCTATGACCGTATGGGGCTGTCCGGCAACGCACGGGCTTTTGTGGCGGATGGCCTGAGCGGGGCAATCATGGGCCAGATTTGGGACGTGGAACGCTCCCTTGTGGAGACAGGGGACAGGGCGGAAGCGTCGGCCCTGGGCCTGCTGCGGCTGGCCCGTGGTCTGGATCAGCAGGAGGTGCGCGAATGAGTGACGACATTTTGAACGCCTTCACGGAAAGCCTGCGCGCCGCCGGGCTGGTGGTGGAGCACGTCCGGACGGACGGCCACCTGCACCGCTGCGGCACCACGGACAGACCGCGCGGCACGGACGGGGCCTACCGCATCCATCTGGACGCCCCGGCCTGCTGCTGGTGGAAGAACTGGCGGACCGGTGATGAAGGATCCCACACGACCAAGCCGGAAAAAGACCTTACCCCTGCCGAGCGCAAGGCCCTGCGGGAGCGCATCGCCGCCGCCCGGAAGGAGGCCGAAGAGGAACAGGCCACGCGCTGGGCCGCGTCTGCCAAGCTGGCCCGGACCATTTGGGATGCGGCGGGCAGTGCATCGGATGCACACCCCTACTTGCAACGGAAAGGCGTCCCTGCCCTTGCCGGTATCCGGCAACGTGAATGGCGGGGCGTAACGGAGCTTCTGCTGCCCGTTCTGGATGCATCCGGCCAACTGGTGAGCTTGCAGTTCATCTTGCCGGAAAAGCCTGCTGAGGGGGCGGACAAGCGCTTTCTGAAGGGTGGCAGGACGGCGGGTGGCTACTGCCCCATCCCGGCAAAGGACGGGAGCAAGGACGCCCCCCTGCTCATAGCGGAGGGCTACGCCACCGCCGCAAGCCTGCACCTTGCCACGGGCCACGCCTGCCTTGTGGCGTTCAATGCCGGGAACCTCCTGCCCGTGGCCCGCATGGCCCGGGACAAGTACCCCGACAGGGAGATCATCCTTTGCGCCGACAACGATTGTGGCGGCGGTGGGGACAGGAACCCCGGTGTGGAGGCGGCAACCAGGGCAGCGCAAGCCATCGGCGGCACGCTGGCCGTCTGCCCCGCCCTGGACGGCAGTAAGGCGGACTTCAACGACCTGCACACGGCCCGGAGCCTTGAAGCGGTGCGCAGGGTGATAGAGGAGGCCCGCCGGAAAACCTTCGCCGTCCATCTGCCAGAAGGCTTTTTCATCCGGGAAACCGGCAAGCATCCGGGCCTGTTCAAGGTGGAGACGAAGGGGGATGATAGCTTTGACCTGCGCATAGGGCCGCCGCTGCGGATCATCGGCAAGACCTTTGATGACGTGTGGGAGAACTGGGGCACGCTCATGACCTGGAAAGACCCGGCCGGGACGGAACACCGCTGGGCATTGCCGGATGACCTGTTGCAGGGACAGGGGCGCGAGTATGCCCAGATCCTTGCGCGTGGCGGCTACTCCATCGCCCCCGGACAGGCGGCCAAGTTCGCCGCATTCATCCAGGGCGTGCGGACGGATCGCTTTGTGACCTGCGTTCAGCGCATCGGCTGGCATTCCGATGCCTATGTCATGCCTGACGTAGCCTATGGCGTCCCTGCGGATACCGTCGTGCTCCAGTCCGCCCGGCATGCGAAGATGTTCAGGACGGGCGGCATGCTGGATGGCTGGCGCGAGATCCCCGGCCTGTGCGCGGGCAATTCCCGTCTTGTCTTCGCGCTGTGCCTCGCCTTTGCCGGGCCCCTGCTGCGCCTGTCCGGCATGGAGGGGGGCGGCTTCAGCTTTGAGGGCGGCTCATCCTCCGGCAAGACCACGGCCTTGCAAATAGCCGCTTCCGTCTGGGGCGGGCCGGAGCATGTGCGCTCATGGAGGACGACGGACAACGCGCTGGAAGGCGTGGCGGCGCTCCACAATGACAACGTGCTGATCCTGGACGAGGTGGGGCAGGTGGGGGCGGCGGCGCTGTCTGAGGCCGCCTACATGCTGGCAAACGGACAATCCAAGGGCCGCGCCGCCCGCGACGGTACACCCCGCGCCCTGCTGACGTGGCGGCTGCTCTTCCTGTCATCCGGTGAGCTGGGGCTTGCGGACAAGCTTGCGGAGAACGGTCTGAAGTCCAGAGGCGGCCAGGAAGTGCGCTTTGTGGGCCTGCCCGTGGACAAGGCCATGCTGACGGATTTTCACGGCCTGCCGGACGCCGGGGCCGTTGCCGACCGCCTCAAGATGCTTTGCGCCGAACACTACGGACATGCCGGGCGGGCCTTCCTGCAATGGCTGTGCGCCCATCGTGAGGAAACCGGCAAGGATATACAGGCCAGCATCCCCCTGATCGTGGACAGTATTTGCCCTCCGGACGCCACGGAACAGGTGCGACGGGTGGCAAAGCGCTTCGCTCTTGTCCTTGCCGGTGGCCTGGCCGCCCAACGGGCCGGGCTGCTGCCCCCTGATATGGAGATCTTGCCCCACGTCCAGAGCTGCCTTGACGACTGGCTTGAGGCCAGGGGCGGGGCCGGAGCCGCTGAAGATGCCGCCATCCTTGCGGCGGTGCGCCTGTTCATCGAGCAGCACGGGGCAAGCCGCTTCCAGGACATGGACACCAACGCCGCCACCTGCATCAATCGTGTTGGTTTCCGGCAAAAGAGGGCGGACGGCATGACGGAGTACCTGATCCTGCCGGAGCCCTTCCGGGCAGAGGTGGTCAAGGGCTACTCCCCACGCCGGGCCGCCGCCGTGCTACGTGATGCCGGATGGCTGCGCAGGAACGGCAACAAAAACTCCGCTGTCTGTACGCTTCCTGATATGGGACAGCGGCGCGTCTACGCTGTCACCTTGCCGGAAGATCGAGAAAACGAGGATGTGTAAACCTGCCCCGCCGTTTTCCGGCGTGTAAGACGTGTAAAGGTGAAAAATCCTACATCCATAAGTGTTTGCGGGCAAATACCCTACTTACACCTTGCTTACACCTTTACACCTTCAAAAAAGGTGTAAAGCCAAAGGTGTAAGCCGCAAAGCCTTGAGTACCAACGGTTCTTACACCTTTACACCTTTTACACCTTCAAAACGGTCTAGGTAAGGGCAGGACTGAAAGGGATGTACCGAAGGAGGCACGGACATGGAGACCATGAGCGATACCATATATCCGGGGCAGGAGTTTTTCCGCATCATCCACGAGGGGGAGCGGGCCGGGCTGTACAGGGTGGAGGTGCTGGCGACCGGCAAGGAAGAGGCAACGCTGCTGGGGGCACCCCTCATAGTGAAGGTGGTGGACGATGCAGCAGGGGACGGCAGGGCGCTGGCTATGGAGTGGCTGGACCCCAACGGCACACGGCACACACTCACCTTGCCGGAAAAGATGCTTGGCGGGCGGCGGATCAGGCCCATCGTCAGGCGGATGGTTCGCGGCGGGTGGCGGTGCTTCCTGCTGGGGAGAGAATCCATATTGATGTTCTCCCGCTTCCTGGTGGCGGCATGGAACACGGAACGGGGGGCGGGCGGCTATGAGTGAAGGCCTGTTCGACGCGGTGCTTGCCTCCCTTCATGACAGGGGGCGGGACCTTCAAAAAACCTCATGTACACGGCAGGGGGAGCAGCCGCCACAAGGGCATCCATGGCCGGTACTGCACGAGCTGAACGAGACATACCAGGTGGGGGCCCTGCCTGCCGATGATGGAAACGGGCTGGTACTGTGGCCGGCGGCGGGCCTGCTGCGATCCGAGAAGCTGGAAGCCCTGCGCTATGCCCGGAACAATATTGAGGCCCTGCTGCATGATCTGGCTCTGGAGCATCTGCCCCGGCAAGTATGGCTGGCTGGACAACAAAAGGAGGGCGGCGGTGCGCGTGATCATTGATAGCAGGGAGCAGGCCCCCTTTCCCTTCCGGGGGCCGCGCTATGAAGGCGTGACGGTGGAAGTGGGCGGCCTGAGCGTGGGCGACTATTCCCTTGCCGGACTGACAGACAGGGTGGCGGTGGAACGCAAGAGCCTGCCGGATCTTGTCATGTGCCTGGGCAGGGAGCGGGAACGCTTTGAACGGGAGCTTGCCAGAGGGGCGGCGCTGGACGCCTTTTGTGTAGTGGTGGAAGCCTCGTGGGCTGATCTGGCCGGTGGGCAGTACCGCAGCAGGATGAACCCGCATGCGGCTTGCCAGAGCGTGGCGGCATTTATGGGACGCTACCGCCTGCCCTTCCTCTTTGCCGGAAGCCGCCCCGCCGCCGAATACTGCACATGGTCTTTCCTCCGGCAATACCTGGAGGGGGCCCGGAAGAGGTTGGCCGCCATCGTGAAAGCCCATGACGCGGCTTAAAAGTCAACGGCTTGTCAACGGTGTTGACCTAAAAAAATGAGGGGCTTTGAACGCATGGGGCAACGTGTGCTTTTCAAAAAATGCCCTGTTTGTGGCGGGCTCTGGAGATTTTTTTGTTATGGGGTGGTGCACGGCGATGATGGTGGAGTCATACGACGTTACTTTCATTGCCGGAAATGCGGTAGCCGCTTGTCGCGTGAATATCGTGAAGAGTGGCGCGTCGTATCAAGAAAGAAAACAACGTGAAGGAGTTTTGCATATGTCCATGAAACAATGGTGGCAGCAATATCGTCCAGGGGAAGTTGAGAGGGTTCTTGCTCAAAGCGAGCAACAGAAAGAGGCCGAACAAAATGCCCATATCGGGCAGTATTTTCAGCAGGAAGCGGAACGGCATCGGGCTGAAAATATACGTCAAGCAAAAGAAGCCGAGGCCATGCGTGCCAAATACGAAGAACGGCGGCGGGGCGGCAAACTAGCGTGGGCGGCCCGCATTCGGGAGACCCCGCAAATGAGGGAAATCCGCCTTGCCGCCGAAGCCGAATCAGCGAAAAACGCAAAATGAGAAGGAGTACCAAGTATGAAGAGAATAGAATTTGTGAAAGGGCAAGAGTTCCTCGGTATGCGGCATCCCGTGGCCATTACTTCCCCTGTTGACAACAATGTGACGTTGGTTCCCGTCACCTCCTTGCCGGTGGCCATTAAGCGCCTGGAGTGGCTGGCAACTGACATGGTTGAGGCGGGGAACCTCTCCACTGATCTTGTGGCCGTGGTCAACGCCATTGACCTGCTTCGCCAAGAAAGGGAGCGCCGCCGCTCGCGCAGGCAGCGTGCGCGGGAAAACAGGAGGGCCGCCAAATATGGACAGCGTTAAACATACCGCGAAAAATGGCGCTGGCCGGGATTCCGGCGGGCGTTTTGCCCCCGGCTGTCATGGAGGGCCGGGCCGCCCAAGGGGGAGCTCAAACAGCCTGCTTGTACAGGCCCGGCAATGGGTGGAGGCGCGGGGCCTGCCCATGATGATAGAGGCCGCCGAAGGTGGCGACATGGACGCGGCCCGGCTGCTGGTGACGCTGGCCATGCCCAAGGTGAAGCCCGTGGCGCCGCCGCTGGAGTGCTTGAAGGACATGCCCATGCCGGAAAGAGACAAGGATCTTGGCCCCGTGGCCGTCTTTCTGCTGGACAAGGTACGCGAGGGGCAGCTTGCCGTGGCCGACGCCGAAGCCGTCTATGAGATGGCGGCACGGGCCACCACGGCGCAGGGCATCGGCAGGCCGTTCAGGCTTGAACCAATAGAGGTGGACTTTGGATAGCCTGATACCTTCATACGCCCAGCCCCGCATCTTGCCGGGCCAGACATGAGGCGCCAAGACCAGGGCCGGGACGCCCTGCAAACGGAAAGACCTGTACGGCAATGGCCGGTGCAAACTGCATGGCGGGCTCTCCACCGGGCCTAGGACAGAGGAAGGCAAACGGCGCTCCGCTGCCAACGGGAAATGTCCCAAGCGGAAGCGCAGGACGGACAGGGAAAAGCCAAGTCCATGAGTGGGTGGGAAAAGTTGGTGTTGGCAGCCAGAGGAGCAGGGAGCAAACGCAATACCTGAACGCAAGAGATCAAGGGGCGTCCAAACTATGGACTCCCTGAGACAGCCCCAGGGGGCAACAACTGGCCGGATGCTATGAAGCGTCCGGCTTTCTTTGTTTCAAGGCTCTACGGGGCCATTGCGGGCCATGACGGGCGGGGATCATGGCGGACAGCCAGGGGCCGGGGGAGACAATGACCGGCAAGGAGAGAGGATACCCTATGCATACGGTATCCATACCCATCCATGCCCTTCAATCGTGCTACTGTACTGTTACACCTTCCGGCAAAACTGAATTCAAAAACAAAGCTTTCCACCATTTCATACTAAAATACTATGTATCATAATTCCAATAGGTTATAGAAAATTCTTTCCCCTTGCCGGTCGCTTCTTTTGAGCTGATGTACCCCTGCTGATACGGGTGATTTTTGGGTAAACGTGGCACGCTGTCCCTGCCGGCAACATCGGTACGGTATCGCCACCCAATTTGGTTTGATCAATCTGATCCGGCATGTGGGCTGTTGGTCGCGGAGAGGGTCGCAGGGGGCTACCTCAAAAAATAACCCTTCCTCTTGCCGGACATTCCCCCGGATGTTATGCATGGCCCATGCCATAAGCAGGGCAAAAAGGGGCAGCAAAATTTTTTGGGGGTACATTTGGGGGTACGAGGCATTTTGTTGCACACAATAAGCTAGTATTTTCAGCATGTTATTATACAATATAGTATCCCTCCCCCGCCAGTATTCCTGCCTGTTCCGAGACAAAAAAAGACACCCGGCAGTACGGCTGCCGGGTGCTTTTTTTTGTTGACAGCGAACAGGGCATGCTCTCGCATCTGGTCCTTTCCCTTTGCCGGACATGCCGACAAGGACCGGGAAAACGACACTTGCGCCGGACGGCATGGCCGCCTGTCCCGCATTATTCCATGGCCCTAATGGGTATGGTCCATGACGGGAAAGTCCTCACCCAGTTTGGCGCGAATGGCCCGGAGCATCATGGCCTTGTTGGGACAGGGGAAATCAATGGGCGTTCCCTTGGTAATACAGGAGGCCAGGGCCACCACTTCCGCGCCGCGATCCCTGAGCATCTGCGCACGGGCCACGGCGCGCTTGCCCGGACAGCCGCCACAGGACACCACTCCCACCACCTGACAGGCACCAAAGGCCTCAAAGCCGCCCTTGCCGGCAGCAGCCATCATCAGGTCCGTGGTACCGGGACACAAATCTTCCGTCTGCTGGCAGCGAATGATACCAACCTTTTTCATGATTGCCTCCCTGAAAATAGTGTTTGCTGCATTCTACATGAGGGAGCCGGCCGGAGCAAGGCCGCCCTGCCGCAAAAATGATGCAGAGAGGCCGGCTTTCCGCAGGCCCTGCCTTGCCATATCCCGCTTTCGATGGCAGAGTACGGACCGATTCCCTGAAAGGAAACTGCACGATGTATGAAACACCCCTCCGGCGCGTTGCGGCCATTCACGACCTCTCCGGCCTGGGCCGCGTCTCCCTGACGGCGGCCATCCCCATTCTGAACTGCATGGGCATTCAGACCTGCCCGC
Coding sequences:
- a CDS encoding ERCC4 domain-containing protein is translated as MIIDSREQAPFPFRGPRYEGVTVEVGGLSVGDYSLAGLTDRVAVERKSLPDLVMCLGRERERFERELARGAALDAFCVVVEASWADLAGGQYRSRMNPHAACQSVAAFMGRYRLPFLFAGSRPAAEYCTWSFLRQYLEGARKRLAAIVKAHDAA
- a CDS encoding CGGC domain-containing protein, with the protein product MKKVGIIRCQQTEDLCPGTTDLMMAAAGKGGFEAFGACQVVGVVSCGGCPGKRAVARAQMLRDRGAEVVALASCITKGTPIDFPCPNKAMMLRAIRAKLGEDFPVMDHTH